A window of the Halopseudomonas phragmitis genome harbors these coding sequences:
- a CDS encoding VWA domain-containing protein yields the protein MWPDSLSQFALLRPWWLLLLPLAYWLCWRLYRHKGGRSGWETLLPPHLRTALLQRHPGGSHGRRYLLLALAWTVAILALSGPARERAVEAPGPDQQALVIVLDLSRHMLATDLTPNRLTRAQHKIQDIIRHNPEQQIALIVYAGSSHLVTPLSRDRNTLNNLLASLQPNIMPSDGRQPDQALSLATNMLAGLPPRSTQVLLMTSGLEGETLKQLEQHARELGSRLAILGIGTSTGSPVPLSGGGFMRDAQGSILLPRLDAQSLASIARRYGGGYHGITLDDSDLDHLLRTLSIRSANIDTEPSQHLSDLGHWLLLLLLPLAALGARRGWFGLLLCAMLLPQPSEAASWRDLWWTPDQQASKLLESDAVQAAERFDDPAWKAWAWYQAGDYSRAATQYAELITQWPDNPEYHFNHGTALAMAERYEEALDAYEQVLTRVPEHQAARHNRSRIEAWLEAQQQDAEPSAEQDQAPAKAEPEPNEPSVGPSQGNGPDHDTDNALSETETSSADGISPGSAGSLGEQVSDATPTPGDAASPTTSNQQPANDIGSAAPGWRESEQALQLWLNDLPDDPGELLRRKFLYQHLQRQDAGFDDSP from the coding sequence ATGTGGCCTGACAGCCTGAGCCAGTTCGCTCTGCTGCGCCCCTGGTGGCTACTGCTGCTACCACTGGCCTACTGGCTGTGCTGGCGGTTATACCGACACAAGGGCGGACGCTCGGGCTGGGAAACCCTGCTGCCACCGCACCTGCGCACCGCCCTGTTACAGCGCCACCCAGGCGGCAGCCATGGCCGCCGCTACCTGTTGCTCGCCCTGGCCTGGACGGTAGCGATCCTGGCCCTGTCAGGCCCGGCTCGGGAGCGGGCGGTTGAAGCGCCGGGCCCAGACCAGCAGGCCCTGGTTATCGTTCTCGATCTGTCGCGGCACATGCTCGCCACTGACCTGACGCCCAATCGCCTGACTCGCGCCCAGCACAAAATTCAGGACATCATCCGCCACAATCCCGAGCAGCAGATCGCCTTGATCGTTTACGCCGGCAGCAGCCACTTGGTGACCCCTCTGAGCCGAGACCGTAATACCCTGAACAACCTGCTGGCCTCGCTGCAGCCGAACATCATGCCCAGTGACGGCCGACAACCGGACCAGGCCCTGAGTCTGGCCACCAACATGCTCGCTGGCTTGCCGCCACGCAGTACCCAGGTACTGCTGATGACCAGCGGACTGGAGGGTGAAACGCTGAAACAGCTGGAACAGCATGCCCGGGAGTTGGGTAGCCGCCTGGCAATACTCGGCATCGGCACCAGTACCGGCTCACCAGTTCCGCTGTCCGGGGGAGGCTTTATGCGCGATGCCCAGGGCAGCATCCTGCTCCCGCGCCTTGACGCCCAGAGCCTGGCCAGCATAGCCCGGCGCTACGGCGGCGGTTACCATGGCATTACCCTGGATGACAGCGATCTGGATCACCTGTTGCGTACACTTTCCATCCGCTCAGCAAACATCGACACAGAGCCCAGCCAGCACCTGAGCGACCTGGGCCACTGGCTGCTATTGCTATTGCTGCCACTGGCCGCCCTGGGCGCCCGGCGTGGCTGGTTCGGCCTGCTGCTGTGCGCCATGCTCCTGCCCCAACCCAGTGAAGCAGCCAGTTGGCGCGACCTGTGGTGGACCCCAGACCAGCAGGCCAGCAAACTACTGGAGAGCGATGCAGTTCAGGCCGCCGAACGCTTCGACGACCCAGCCTGGAAAGCCTGGGCCTGGTATCAGGCCGGCGACTACTCTCGCGCCGCAACCCAGTATGCCGAACTGATCACACAGTGGCCCGACAACCCGGAGTATCATTTCAACCATGGCACAGCCCTGGCCATGGCCGAGCGCTACGAAGAGGCCCTGGACGCCTACGAGCAAGTGCTGACCCGGGTGCCGGAGCATCAGGCCGCCAGGCACAACCGCAGCCGGATCGAAGCCTGGCTGGAGGCACAGCAGCAGGACGCCGAGCCGAGCGCTGAGCAAGATCAAGCGCCGGCCAAAGCCGAGCCGGAGCCTAACGAGCCATCAGTTGGCCCCAGCCAAGGGAATGGCCCGGATCATGACACTGACAATGCGCTATCCGAGACTGAGACATCATCAGCTGACGGCATATCACCTGGCTCTGCCGGTAGCCTTGGCGAGCAAGTCAGCGATGCCACCCCGACCCCCGGCGATGCTGCCAGCCCGACAACCAGCAACCAGCAGCCGGCCAATGACATAGGCAGCGCCGCACCGGGCTGGCGCGAGAGCGAGCAGGCTCTGCAGCTCTGGCTCAACGATCTTCCGGACGACCCAGGCGAACTGCTGCGCCGCAAGTTTCTTTATCAGCATTTGCAACGACAGGACGCAGGTTTCGATGACAGCCCCTGA
- a CDS encoding DUF4381 family protein: MSAPLYNALVHPQPPPPVGWWPPAPGWWIIAGLLLLVLASLPWMIIIWRRQRQRRQLIQRRLASLPQGLNDRDWLAAINILLKRLLKQQGFDAATRLHGQAWLDYLCQHPDVDRDALTPLGTGHYQRQPTLSSEQRQRLLRELARWMRRQHV; this comes from the coding sequence GTGAGCGCGCCACTCTACAACGCTCTGGTCCACCCACAGCCACCGCCGCCCGTTGGTTGGTGGCCACCAGCACCGGGCTGGTGGATTATCGCCGGCCTGCTATTGCTGGTGCTCGCCAGCCTGCCCTGGATGATTATCATCTGGCGCCGCCAGCGTCAGCGCCGGCAATTGATTCAGCGCCGTCTGGCCAGCCTGCCCCAGGGACTCAATGATCGAGACTGGCTGGCCGCGATCAATATACTGCTCAAACGCCTGCTCAAACAGCAGGGGTTCGATGCCGCCACCCGGCTCCACGGTCAGGCCTGGCTCGATTATTTGTGCCAGCACCCGGATGTCGATCGCGATGCACTTACGCCACTGGGAACCGGGCACTATCAACGCCAGCCAACGCTGAGCAGCGAGCAACGCCAACGCCTGCTCCGCGAGCTGGCCCGCTGGATGCGCCGCCAGCATGTTTGA
- a CDS encoding vWA domain-containing protein yields the protein MFELVWPAALLLLPLPWLVRWLLPAAEQRSAALKVSFLNRLQRLPSQQLNTRSNRQRWPFLLIWSLLVLAVARPQMLGEPIALPITGRDMMLAIDLSGSMEFRDMQLAGEETDRLTLLKHLLESFIAQRHGDRLGLILFGSQAYVQAPLTLDRDSVRYWLEESFIGLAGRETAIGDAIGLATKRLSAESAKSRVLILLTDGANTSGRVSPIQAARLAASQGIRIFTIGIGSDSLQRSDLLGLISLESDSSLDLDEGTLREIALLTGGEYFRASDEQSMQAIYQRLNQLEPALRDGQPIRQRQPLYPWPLAVALLASLLIALRSTPGRSHVA from the coding sequence ATGTTTGAACTAGTCTGGCCTGCCGCTCTGTTGCTGCTGCCTCTACCCTGGCTGGTACGCTGGTTGCTGCCGGCGGCCGAACAGCGCAGTGCCGCGCTGAAGGTCAGCTTCCTCAACCGCCTTCAGCGTCTGCCAAGCCAGCAACTGAACACTCGCAGCAACCGTCAACGTTGGCCATTTCTGCTGATCTGGAGTTTGCTGGTACTGGCCGTTGCCAGACCGCAAATGCTCGGCGAACCTATTGCCCTGCCGATCACCGGGCGCGACATGATGCTGGCGATCGACCTGTCGGGCAGCATGGAGTTTCGCGATATGCAGTTGGCCGGAGAGGAAACTGATCGTCTGACTCTGCTCAAGCACCTGCTCGAAAGTTTTATTGCCCAGCGTCACGGCGACCGCCTGGGCCTGATCCTGTTCGGCTCCCAGGCCTACGTGCAGGCTCCACTGACCCTGGATCGCGACAGCGTACGCTACTGGCTAGAGGAAAGCTTCATTGGCCTGGCCGGCCGGGAAACCGCCATCGGCGACGCCATCGGCCTGGCGACCAAGCGGCTCAGCGCTGAGTCGGCAAAAAGCCGGGTGCTGATCCTGCTGACGGACGGTGCCAATACCAGCGGCAGGGTCTCACCGATCCAGGCGGCCCGGCTGGCAGCCAGTCAGGGCATACGTATTTTTACCATTGGTATAGGTTCGGACAGCCTGCAGCGTAGTGACCTGCTCGGCCTGATCAGCCTGGAGTCCGATTCTTCATTGGATCTGGACGAAGGTACACTGCGGGAAATTGCCTTGCTGACCGGCGGAGAATACTTTCGTGCCAGCGATGAACAGAGCATGCAGGCGATTTATCAACGCCTGAATCAACTCGAACCTGCGCTGCGCGACGGCCAGCCAATCCGCCAGCGCCAGCCGCTCTACCCGTGGCCGCTGGCCGTGGCCCTGCTCGCCAGCCTGCTGATCGCCCTGCGCTCGACGCCCGGGAGGTCGCATGTGGCCTGA
- a CDS encoding DUF58 domain-containing protein: MSRPDPGPPPGLYASLDSLLEARQHCQELPLFSRPMRNSRQSGRQYSRLRGRGVDFDQVRAYLPGDDIRNIDWRVTARTRKVHTKVFNEERERPIFIICEQSERLFFGSQERLKSVLAADVCALIAWTALSHNDRVGGMVFDARQCHEVRPRRSRQAVLELFRQLLSANHALGQHDQDSLNEQDGRNEPLNLALRHSREVIRPGSILYLLCDHAAIEQMNQALLVPLAAHNDLVLLPLVDPLDSQLPTHGPLAFSQAQQWLTLNTSDPATQAAYGAQFTAQQQAWQHLARRLHCSLLPMDTRLPAVEQLHNMLDPRPRRGRR; this comes from the coding sequence ATGAGTCGCCCCGATCCCGGTCCGCCGCCAGGTCTCTATGCCAGCCTGGACAGCCTGCTGGAAGCCCGTCAGCACTGCCAGGAACTGCCGCTGTTCAGTCGCCCGATGCGCAACAGCCGGCAGAGCGGTCGCCAGTACTCACGTCTGCGCGGCCGGGGCGTGGACTTCGATCAGGTCCGCGCCTACTTGCCCGGCGATGACATCCGCAACATCGACTGGCGCGTCACCGCCCGTACCCGCAAAGTCCACACCAAGGTTTTCAACGAGGAGCGCGAACGGCCGATCTTCATTATCTGCGAACAGAGCGAGCGACTGTTTTTCGGTAGTCAGGAACGACTGAAGTCGGTGCTGGCCGCCGACGTCTGTGCGCTGATCGCCTGGACGGCGCTGTCGCACAACGACCGGGTCGGCGGCATGGTATTCGATGCCCGGCAGTGTCATGAGGTACGGCCACGACGTAGCCGCCAGGCGGTCCTGGAGCTGTTTCGTCAATTGCTGAGCGCCAATCACGCCCTTGGCCAGCATGACCAGGACAGTCTGAATGAACAGGACGGCCGGAACGAGCCCCTGAACCTGGCTCTGCGCCACAGCCGCGAGGTTATTCGCCCAGGCAGTATTCTCTACCTGCTTTGCGATCATGCTGCGATTGAGCAGATGAACCAGGCACTGCTGGTTCCCCTGGCAGCCCACAACGATCTGGTTCTATTGCCACTGGTTGACCCTTTGGACAGCCAGTTGCCAACCCACGGCCCACTGGCCTTCAGCCAGGCCCAGCAGTGGCTGACCCTCAACACCAGTGATCCAGCCACCCAGGCCGCCTATGGCGCGCAGTTCACCGCCCAACAACAGGCCTGGCAGCATCTGGCCCGACGTCTGCATTGCAGCCTGCTGCCCATGGATACCCGGCTACCGGCAGTCGAACAACTGCACAACATGCTCGACCCACGTCCACGCCGAGGTCGGCGGTGA
- a CDS encoding BatD family protein, with translation MTAPEQPPIQPDQATTGRTQPRPARPGAPRQLALTLGLLLLQPLTLLAASFEASVDRTRLVEGETLELTLETSAGNRFNRPDLTPLEENFQIQGTRQLSLVSQINGRSQPATRWIITLLPKHTGYLIIPALGVDEQASEPIALQVLSTAQAAEDDSAQLAPLFIDSEVDIENPYVQAQVLLTLRIYHSVSLYDDSSLSGLDIPQARVESLGPPRHYERLINGVRHGVIEVRYALFPEHSGPLEIPSQLFSATVLQARDSSERFSPRTGRLIQVRSPSITLDVRSIPAGYPDDAPWLPARNLSLEQGWQPEPDLDLLTGEPLTRTLIISAEGLNASQLPSLQSLNPALEKSLRQYADQPRLESRITEAGVQSQRQDSAALVAQREGIYALPAVEVHWWDTQQERLRTSRLEAVSLSVLSSESFTGSASPVVSAGSEPAGPRLWPWQLATALLGMGLLACLSLLHRTRRTLRQLEQEEPEDIVDIEEPGNPLIDLQAACRANQPSEARKALEAWARQQHSEGLIGLAQQHPELAEALDELNACLFGQNDAPWRSKPLWRAVRMIVQMHKRQQQEPSDNLASLYPDV, from the coding sequence ATGACAGCCCCTGAGCAACCGCCGATTCAGCCCGACCAGGCAACCACAGGGCGGACCCAACCCCGCCCTGCCCGACCGGGCGCTCCCCGACAGCTTGCGCTGACGCTGGGATTGCTGCTCCTGCAACCATTGACGCTTTTGGCTGCCAGCTTTGAGGCCAGTGTCGACAGGACCCGGCTGGTCGAAGGGGAAACCCTGGAGCTGACCCTGGAAACCAGTGCTGGCAATCGCTTCAATCGCCCCGACCTTACCCCGCTGGAGGAAAACTTCCAGATCCAGGGCACCCGTCAGCTCAGCCTGGTCAGCCAGATCAACGGTCGCAGCCAACCAGCGACCCGCTGGATCATTACCCTGCTGCCCAAGCACACTGGCTATCTGATCATTCCAGCCCTGGGGGTCGATGAGCAGGCCAGTGAACCCATTGCTTTGCAGGTCCTCTCGACCGCCCAGGCCGCCGAAGACGACAGCGCTCAGCTTGCCCCCCTGTTCATCGACAGCGAAGTGGATATAGAGAACCCCTATGTCCAGGCTCAGGTACTGCTGACCCTGCGCATCTACCACTCGGTTTCTCTGTATGACGACTCAAGCCTGAGCGGCCTGGATATCCCTCAGGCTCGTGTCGAAAGCCTGGGGCCGCCGCGCCATTACGAGCGACTGATCAACGGCGTGCGACATGGCGTCATCGAAGTCCGCTATGCCCTGTTCCCTGAGCACAGTGGCCCGCTGGAGATCCCCTCGCAGCTGTTCAGCGCCACCGTGCTACAGGCCCGTGACAGCAGCGAACGGTTTTCCCCCCGTACCGGACGTCTGATCCAGGTGCGCTCACCCAGCATCACCCTCGACGTACGATCAATCCCGGCAGGCTATCCGGACGACGCCCCCTGGCTTCCCGCCCGTAACCTCAGCCTGGAACAAGGCTGGCAGCCGGAACCTGACCTGGACCTTCTGACCGGAGAACCTCTGACCCGCACGCTGATCATCAGTGCCGAAGGGCTCAACGCCAGCCAGTTACCCAGTCTCCAGAGCCTGAATCCAGCCCTGGAAAAGAGCCTGCGTCAGTATGCCGACCAACCCCGCCTGGAAAGCCGGATCACCGAAGCCGGGGTACAGTCCCAGCGCCAGGACAGTGCGGCACTGGTTGCCCAACGTGAAGGGATCTACGCCCTGCCGGCGGTCGAGGTGCATTGGTGGGATACCCAGCAAGAGCGTCTGCGTACCAGCCGGTTGGAGGCTGTCAGCCTCAGTGTACTGAGCAGTGAAAGCTTCACCGGCTCCGCCTCGCCAGTGGTCAGCGCCGGCAGCGAGCCTGCTGGCCCTCGTCTATGGCCATGGCAACTGGCGACCGCCCTGCTGGGCATGGGACTGCTTGCCTGCCTGAGCCTGCTGCACCGGACTCGCCGCACCTTACGCCAACTGGAGCAGGAAGAGCCCGAGGATATCGTCGACATCGAAGAACCCGGCAACCCGTTGATCGATTTGCAGGCCGCCTGCCGAGCCAACCAGCCAAGCGAAGCACGCAAGGCTCTGGAGGCCTGGGCCCGCCAGCAGCACAGCGAAGGCCTGATCGGCCTGGCCCAGCAACACCCGGAACTGGCCGAAGCCCTCGACGAACTCAATGCCTGCCTGTTTGGCCAGAATGATGCCCCCTGGCGCAGCAAGCCGCTGTGGCGTGCAGTACGGATGATTGTCCAGATGCACAAGCGCCAGCAGCAGGAACCCAGCGACAACCTCGCCAGCCTATACCCCGACGTCTGA